One stretch of Chryseobacterium sp. LJ668 DNA includes these proteins:
- a CDS encoding metallophosphoesterase family protein, with amino-acid sequence MKILHTADWHLGKRLDRFSRLEEQVLVLNEIVEIADREKIDLVLIAGDLFDNFNPGVEATELFYKTLKRLSLNGKRPVVAISGNHDSPSLIDAPDPLARECGIILIGHPKAKVQPFELEHFKISKTADGFIELEFKNLSFPVRILHTPYANEVRLKEYFGENKEEQLSHVLSESWRQIADEFCDKKGINLLMAHLYMNKKGAPLLDEPEGEKPIKIGNADLIWSDIIPHQIQYTALGHLHGFQNIGTAEKPVVYASSPLCYSFSEAGQTKYVSIIEAEPNKQVTLDKMALKNGKCVIRKTFDSVDKTIEWLQENPNSLVELTLKSETFLKAEERKLIYQTHSGIVHLIPKVKNEEFNENQLSEINLNQDILALFKDYFKSKNGGQEANDDIIGLFKEIENY; translated from the coding sequence ATGAAAATTCTTCATACCGCCGATTGGCATTTGGGTAAGCGTCTCGACCGTTTTTCACGTCTTGAAGAACAGGTTTTGGTCCTGAACGAAATTGTAGAAATTGCTGACCGTGAAAAAATTGATTTAGTCTTAATTGCAGGCGATCTGTTTGACAATTTTAATCCGGGTGTTGAGGCGACAGAACTCTTTTATAAAACTTTAAAGCGCCTGTCATTAAACGGGAAGCGTCCTGTCGTTGCTATTTCAGGAAATCATGACTCTCCGAGCCTTATTGATGCACCCGATCCTTTGGCCAGAGAGTGCGGAATTATTTTAATAGGTCATCCGAAAGCAAAAGTGCAGCCTTTTGAACTGGAACATTTTAAAATTTCAAAAACAGCTGACGGTTTTATTGAGCTGGAATTTAAAAATCTAAGTTTTCCTGTCAGGATTCTGCATACACCTTATGCTAACGAAGTCCGTTTAAAAGAATATTTCGGTGAAAATAAAGAAGAACAACTCAGCCATGTTTTATCTGAGAGCTGGAGACAAATTGCTGACGAATTTTGTGATAAAAAGGGTATCAATCTTTTAATGGCACATCTGTACATGAATAAAAAAGGGGCGCCACTCTTAGATGAACCGGAAGGTGAAAAACCTATTAAAATAGGAAATGCTGATCTCATTTGGTCAGACATCATTCCGCATCAGATTCAATATACGGCGTTAGGACACCTGCATGGTTTTCAAAACATCGGAACTGCAGAAAAACCTGTTGTTTATGCGTCTTCACCTTTGTGCTATAGCTTTAGTGAGGCCGGCCAGACAAAATACGTCTCTATTATTGAAGCGGAACCTAATAAACAGGTTACACTTGATAAAATGGCTTTAAAAAACGGAAAATGCGTCATTAGAAAAACGTTTGATTCTGTTGATAAAACGATTGAATGGCTTCAGGAAAACCCCAATTCTCTGGTTGAACTTACTTTAAAAAGCGAAACATTTTTAAAAGCCGAAGAAAGAAAACTCATCTATCAAACTCACAGCGGGATTGTACATCTGATTCCGAAGGTTAAAAATGAGGAATTTAATGAGAATCAGCTGAGTGAAATTAATCTTAATCAGGATATTCTGGCATTGTTTAAAGATTATTTTAAATCTAAAAATGGTGGTCAGGAAGCCAATGACGATATTATCGGCTTATTTAAAGAAATTGAAAACTACTAA
- a CDS encoding FKBP-type peptidyl-prolyl cis-trans isomerase, translated as MTIENNHVVAVSYILHTIEEDGSKILVEETTAENPLTFLYGLGMMIPKFEQNILGLKAGDKAAFVIQPDEAYGEKDPEAIAQLPIDMFNEAGTPPLGAILPLTDNEGNNFQAFVVEVTPEVVVADLNHPMAGKTLDFQVEIVNTRPATEEELQHGHPHGIDGNEAH; from the coding sequence ATGACAATCGAAAACAATCATGTTGTAGCTGTAAGCTACATACTTCACACAATCGAAGAGGATGGAAGTAAGATTCTTGTAGAAGAAACAACAGCAGAAAATCCGCTTACATTCTTATATGGTTTGGGAATGATGATTCCAAAATTTGAACAAAACATTCTTGGTTTAAAAGCAGGCGATAAAGCAGCCTTTGTAATTCAGCCCGACGAAGCTTATGGTGAAAAAGACCCTGAAGCCATTGCACAATTACCAATCGATATGTTCAATGAAGCAGGAACTCCTCCTTTGGGAGCTATTTTACCTCTTACGGATAATGAAGGGAATAATTTCCAGGCTTTTGTAGTAGAAGTAACTCCGGAAGTTGTGGTGGCAGACCTTAACCATCCGATGGCTGGGAAAACGTTGGATTTCCAGGTAGAAATTGTAAATACACGTCCTGCTACAGAGGAAGAGCTACAGCACGGCCATCCTCATGGAATTGATGGAAACGAAGCTCACTAA
- a CDS encoding YchJ family protein, with protein MNCPCCSGKSYEECCKPYHTGEKNAPTVEALMRSRFSAFAIPNGAYLMETTLPEKRKLHNKSELQEWGEINEWTKLEIVKTPALNQVEFKAYYTDEDGKPQIHHEFSVFKKIQARWYYVSGKFLK; from the coding sequence ATGAACTGTCCCTGCTGCTCAGGAAAATCTTACGAAGAATGTTGTAAACCTTATCACACCGGAGAAAAAAATGCTCCTACCGTAGAAGCTTTAATGCGTTCCAGATTTTCTGCATTTGCGATTCCAAACGGAGCCTATTTAATGGAAACCACACTTCCTGAAAAGCGAAAACTTCATAACAAAAGTGAATTACAGGAATGGGGAGAAATCAATGAATGGACAAAACTGGAAATTGTAAAAACTCCCGCACTCAATCAGGTTGAATTTAAAGCTTACTATACCGATGAAGATGGAAAACCACAAATTCATCATGAGTTTTCAGTTTTTAAGAAAATTCAGGCGCGATGGTATTACGTATCGGGAAAGTTTTTAAAATAA
- a CDS encoding VF530 family protein has translation MEEKSKDPLHGKRLDAILEELVEYYHGFEKLGEQINIKCFTDNPSINSSLKFLRKTDWARAKVESLYLYVLRQKKKNEAKKG, from the coding sequence ATGGAAGAAAAATCAAAAGATCCTTTACACGGAAAGCGTCTCGATGCAATTCTTGAAGAATTGGTAGAATATTATCATGGATTTGAAAAACTGGGCGAGCAAATTAATATCAAATGCTTCACAGACAATCCAAGTATCAATTCTTCTTTGAAGTTTTTAAGAAAAACAGATTGGGCAAGAGCAAAAGTAGAAAGTTTGTACCTGTATGTTTTGAGACAGAAAAAGAAAAACGAAGCAAAAAAAGGCTGA